One stretch of Candidatus Dormiibacterota bacterium DNA includes these proteins:
- a CDS encoding NAD(P)-dependent alcohol dehydrogenase, with the protein MVDVMAAVVTAKGEPFHIEQAQLDEPREDEVLVRIVATGVCHTDMICRDQWYPVPLPAVFGHEGAGIVERVGARVRKVSPGDHVVITFVSCGTCKACLQGAPTYCATLYDLNFSGFRSDGSSGMHTANGPIHGHFFGQSSFATHALAYERNVVKVPDDAPLELLGPLGCGIQTGAGAVLNGLHPRAGTSIAVFGVGSVGMSSLMAARVAGCTTIIAVDLKPGRLALARDLGATHTIDPTAADSVEAIRDLTGGGVDFSLETTASPKVFRAAVDCLALRGVCGLIGAAALGTEVTLDMNTVLFGRTVRGVIEGDSVPDIFIPQLVELHRQGRFPLDRLVTEFPLSEINEAAEASLSGAALKPVLRVA; encoded by the coding sequence ATGGTCGACGTCATGGCCGCCGTCGTCACGGCGAAGGGCGAGCCATTCCACATCGAGCAGGCACAGCTCGACGAGCCACGCGAGGACGAGGTCCTCGTCCGCATCGTGGCCACGGGGGTCTGCCACACGGACATGATCTGCCGCGACCAGTGGTACCCGGTGCCGCTGCCCGCGGTGTTCGGCCACGAGGGCGCGGGCATCGTCGAGCGCGTCGGCGCCCGGGTGCGCAAGGTCAGCCCCGGCGACCACGTGGTCATCACCTTCGTCTCCTGCGGCACCTGCAAGGCGTGCCTGCAGGGAGCGCCGACCTACTGCGCCACCCTCTACGACCTCAACTTCAGCGGCTTCCGCTCGGACGGCTCGTCCGGGATGCACACGGCCAACGGGCCGATCCACGGGCATTTCTTCGGCCAGTCCTCGTTCGCCACCCACGCCCTCGCCTATGAGCGCAACGTCGTCAAGGTGCCCGACGACGCGCCGCTCGAGCTGCTCGGTCCGCTGGGCTGCGGCATCCAGACCGGCGCCGGCGCGGTGCTCAACGGGCTCCACCCCAGGGCGGGGACGAGCATCGCGGTCTTCGGCGTGGGCTCGGTGGGGATGAGCTCGCTGATGGCCGCCAGGGTGGCCGGCTGCACCACCATCATCGCGGTGGACCTCAAGCCCGGCCGTCTCGCGCTCGCTCGCGACCTGGGCGCGACCCACACCATCGACCCGACCGCGGCCGACAGCGTCGAGGCGATCCGTGACCTCACCGGCGGCGGGGTCGACTTCTCGCTCGAGACCACCGCCTCGCCGAAGGTCTTCCGTGCGGCCGTCGACTGCCTCGCGCTTCGCGGGGTCTGCGGGCTGATCGGCGCCGCGGCGCTCGGGACCGAGGTCACGCTCGACATGAACACCGTCCTGTTCGGTCGCACCGTGCGCGGGGTGATCGAGGGCGACAGCGTTCCGGACATCTTCATCCCGCAGCTCGTCGAGCTCCACCGGCAGGGTCGCTTCCCCCTGGACCGCCTGGTGACCGAGTTCCCGCTCTCGGAGATCAACGAGGCCGCGGAGGCGTCGCTCAGCGGTGCGGCGCTGAAGCCGGTGCTGCGGGTCGCCTGA